The Corynebacterium renale genome includes a region encoding these proteins:
- a CDS encoding glycosyltransferase family 2 protein, producing the protein MKQLLRRAALIVERRGPLGGLKLASAWPRLREARTFQLLSYGPSQVGRQLEKEQKISYLELGTSGGLYTRWGAKKLQVTDIAPHVQACIEPPAELRAPLIRAGIPLVEENTTAIRTALNSPLLRAKIATGQLRELLRGEHDAAGMPLPLISVVVSTNRPDQLEHVRAQFSRQTYPRTELLILTHGFHAEGCLHKPAEASLGECLNELVAHAAGKIIAKFDDDDLYLPNYLTDQYLSMWDTGAKVVGKAANYIYFPTLNAIALRRENRARMFTDFVAGATLMADRDILEQFPFAERTRGEDTDFLRRVAHAGVPIYSTDQFNFMVMRHDDHTWNATDLTLAQSADIHTFGLNEDHVRA; encoded by the coding sequence ATGAAACAGCTCCTACGCCGGGCAGCCCTCATAGTAGAACGTCGCGGCCCGCTCGGCGGGCTCAAACTGGCATCCGCCTGGCCCCGTTTACGTGAAGCCCGCACATTCCAACTCCTTTCCTACGGGCCCAGCCAGGTAGGGCGGCAGCTGGAGAAAGAACAAAAAATCTCCTACCTGGAGCTCGGAACCTCCGGCGGGCTGTACACGCGGTGGGGTGCCAAAAAACTACAGGTCACCGATATTGCACCCCACGTGCAGGCGTGCATCGAACCACCGGCAGAGCTCCGCGCACCACTCATCCGCGCCGGAATCCCCCTGGTGGAAGAAAACACCACCGCAATCCGTACCGCCCTGAACTCCCCGCTGCTGCGCGCAAAGATTGCCACCGGGCAACTCCGTGAACTTCTCAGGGGTGAGCATGATGCCGCCGGGATGCCATTGCCCCTGATCAGCGTGGTTGTCTCCACGAACCGCCCCGACCAACTAGAACACGTGCGGGCACAGTTCAGCCGGCAAACCTACCCGCGCACCGAACTTCTCATCCTGACTCACGGGTTCCACGCCGAGGGCTGCCTGCACAAACCGGCAGAAGCCAGCCTGGGGGAGTGCCTCAACGAACTCGTAGCTCACGCCGCCGGGAAGATTATCGCCAAATTCGACGATGACGACCTCTACCTGCCCAATTACCTCACCGACCAGTACCTCAGCATGTGGGACACCGGTGCGAAAGTAGTGGGCAAAGCGGCGAATTACATCTATTTCCCCACGCTCAACGCCATCGCCCTCCGCCGGGAAAATCGCGCCCGCATGTTCACTGACTTCGTCGCCGGGGCCACCCTCATGGCGGACCGCGACATCCTCGAACAGTTTCCGTTTGCTGAACGCACCCGTGGGGAAGACACCGACTTCCTCCGCCGCGTAGCCCACGCCGGGGTACCCATCTACTCCACAGACCAGTTCAACTTCATGGTCATGCGTCACGACGACCACACCTGGAACGCCACAGACCTCACCTTGGCGCAAAGCGCGGACATCCACACCTTCGGCCTGAACGAAGACCACGTCCGCGCCTAG
- the gluQRS gene encoding tRNA glutamyl-Q(34) synthetase GluQRS produces the protein MTIGRYAPSPSGDLHVGNLRTAVLAWLFALHDDGTFHIRVEDIDTARSSAAVAERQLSDLRALGLTWAEPVVWQSQRTDAYHSALEALPVYECYCSRKDIQEASRAPHAIPGHYPGTCRDLTEGERARRRSELAEQGRVPALRLRAGVDSWEVHDLLHRRVEGEVDDMILRRGGRLPEGVEPDWAYNLAVVVDDAYQGVDQVVRGDDLLSSAARQTYLAHLLGLPAVDYVHVPLVLGPSGARLAKRDGAVTLRDLGPAAVPEVVAWIASSVGVPGATTLAELQSAWHPGLLPREPVTWP, from the coding sequence ATGACAATAGGACGCTACGCCCCCAGCCCCAGCGGCGACCTCCACGTGGGAAACCTGCGCACTGCAGTCCTCGCGTGGCTCTTCGCGCTTCACGACGACGGGACCTTCCACATACGCGTCGAAGACATCGATACCGCGCGTTCCTCCGCCGCCGTAGCGGAGCGCCAACTATCAGATCTTCGCGCACTGGGCCTGACGTGGGCGGAACCGGTGGTGTGGCAATCGCAACGCACCGACGCGTACCACTCCGCGTTGGAGGCGCTGCCGGTCTACGAATGCTACTGCTCGCGCAAGGACATCCAGGAAGCGTCGCGAGCCCCGCACGCCATCCCCGGCCACTACCCCGGAACGTGCCGCGACCTCACGGAAGGGGAGCGGGCGCGCCGCCGCAGTGAGCTAGCGGAACAGGGGCGCGTGCCTGCGCTGCGCCTGCGCGCCGGGGTTGATTCGTGGGAGGTGCACGACCTGCTGCACAGGCGCGTGGAGGGTGAAGTCGACGATATGATCCTGCGCCGCGGCGGCCGCCTCCCCGAGGGGGTGGAACCGGATTGGGCGTACAACCTGGCGGTGGTCGTCGACGACGCCTACCAGGGCGTTGACCAGGTAGTTCGCGGCGACGACCTGCTATCGTCTGCCGCCCGCCAAACCTACCTTGCGCACCTGCTCGGCCTGCCGGCAGTGGACTACGTGCACGTGCCGCTTGTGCTGGGACCCTCGGGTGCGCGCCTGGCTAAACGTGACGGTGCGGTTACGCTGCGTGACCTGGGACCTGCGGCCGTGCCGGAGGTTGTGGCGTGGATCGCCTCTTCAGTCGGGGTTCCGGGTGCTACGACGCTTGCGGAGCTCCAATCTGCGTGGCATCCGGGATTATTGCCCCGCGAGCCCGTGACCTGGCCTTAA
- a CDS encoding sugar O-acetyltransferase produces MSTQRKPDTPDPNHPNTLDYVASGNWFQPGCSAFQDERARTLDLVHEFNALPPTQQERAQELLRQITCSDTHATVGGPFFVEVGKHLHLGERVFINTGATILNTAHVTIGDGTMIGPNCQLITVTHPLDREQRAAGWERAEPITLGKDVWLAAGVTVLPGVTLGDAAVAAAGAVVTKDVPPGVLVAGVPARVVREV; encoded by the coding sequence ATGAGCACGCAGCGAAAACCCGACACCCCGGATCCGAACCACCCGAACACTCTGGATTATGTGGCCAGTGGGAACTGGTTCCAGCCGGGGTGTTCCGCGTTCCAGGATGAGCGCGCCCGCACCCTGGACCTGGTACACGAATTCAATGCCCTCCCGCCCACGCAGCAGGAGCGGGCCCAGGAACTGTTGCGCCAGATCACGTGCTCGGACACACACGCCACCGTGGGCGGGCCATTCTTCGTGGAGGTGGGTAAGCACCTCCATCTGGGGGAGCGCGTCTTTATCAACACGGGCGCCACTATTTTGAATACCGCGCACGTGACTATCGGCGACGGCACGATGATCGGCCCGAACTGCCAGCTCATCACAGTCACGCACCCGCTTGACCGCGAGCAGCGCGCCGCGGGGTGGGAGCGCGCCGAACCGATCACTCTGGGCAAGGATGTCTGGTTAGCTGCGGGAGTCACTGTCTTGCCCGGTGTCACGCTTGGCGACGCCGCCGTAGCCGCCGCCGGCGCCGTAGTCACAAAAGACGTGCCGCCGGGTGTGCTCGTAGCGGGGGTACCTGCACGGGTAGTGCGGGAGGTGTAG
- a CDS encoding bifunctional glycosyltransferase/CDP-glycerol:glycerophosphate glycerophosphotransferase, with protein MSMHEDDMEQLHSSVCALLDANNLDQLREVVDTEAFVDLAQACSYRTRPAPDYAVGVSGLSYGQLRMLDAVTDHSEPICPAVPRVVVRSTERAYRFSVVIGVYNSADYLPALLYSLQAQDFADVEYIFIDDGSSDSSAAIVRSWASERQNVTLVSLGRNVGAAAARNAGLDFARGEWVTVVDSDDVLDPHYFTQVAGFMDKYPGCAMYTTRILRLNGKNGEVGDSLPLGFKYRSGDQVVDLGDQPTHIQLGATAFLKRAILEGLGLRYDRRVRPTFEDGHLICRYLLGCTASAERVQVGEVASALYFYRSRTDTSSLVQSGWGIGERYDDQVRFGYLALLQQAVTQCGAVPAWLANTVLYDISWYFTEDITTRARTMWLYHQAELKAQFLELLDAIFALLPPGTDPCRPVSSTVRDAWAVKYWGKPPTGDFCQHFFDEPFAHVTYEREPRVPKGTNPLTWAERMRLRRLVTGDNRAVNLAKAVSRKARHLVKKSAKLKAQVIVNIPWAPASLKGAWVITDRVTGAGDNGEHLYRWIVDNTDQKAFFVLKRGAPGWDRLKKDGYRVLPHGSVRSILAYLNAEVVISSDAVVESRNLAPAYLYGPSRAPFVFLQHGVIYNRNIKNIAGWLNTIDIDLMFTSTEAETEYVAAPDSRFRISPDRVVQVGMPRWDRLVELTRGKLPGARLTVLLMPTWFPGKDYSAWTNLAKELREDYQVHVIAHPSIANELGVDIAQDVVDPRRDDFQSILAAADVLVTDYSSVLFDALTAGKRVLLMHGDGDRPIVTDNAAVANLPVAANVDEVKELLGTINSQREPTASANPSFCADTYTAIRRCVKTMDDAD; from the coding sequence ATGAGCATGCACGAAGACGACATGGAACAGTTACACTCATCCGTCTGCGCGCTGCTGGACGCCAATAACCTTGACCAGCTACGTGAAGTAGTGGACACGGAGGCTTTCGTCGATCTTGCCCAGGCGTGTTCTTACCGCACACGCCCAGCGCCGGATTATGCGGTGGGCGTTTCCGGGTTGAGTTATGGTCAGCTGCGGATGCTAGACGCTGTCACAGATCACTCGGAGCCGATCTGTCCAGCGGTGCCACGCGTGGTGGTGCGTTCGACGGAACGGGCATACCGGTTCAGCGTGGTGATTGGCGTGTACAACAGTGCTGATTACTTGCCGGCGCTGCTGTATTCGTTGCAGGCGCAGGACTTCGCGGATGTTGAATATATCTTCATCGACGATGGTTCATCCGACAGCAGCGCTGCGATAGTGCGTTCGTGGGCGTCTGAGCGTCAGAATGTCACACTGGTTTCTTTGGGCCGCAACGTTGGTGCAGCTGCCGCGCGTAACGCGGGCCTGGATTTCGCGCGCGGTGAGTGGGTGACGGTGGTGGATTCTGATGATGTGCTGGACCCGCACTACTTCACCCAGGTTGCCGGGTTTATGGATAAATACCCGGGTTGTGCGATGTACACAACCCGTATTCTGCGCCTGAATGGGAAAAATGGTGAGGTCGGTGATTCCTTACCTCTGGGCTTCAAGTACCGCAGCGGGGACCAGGTAGTGGACTTGGGCGATCAGCCCACACACATCCAACTGGGTGCTACAGCGTTCTTGAAGCGCGCCATACTGGAAGGCTTAGGTTTGCGCTATGACCGTCGTGTGCGCCCCACATTCGAGGATGGGCACCTTATTTGCCGCTATCTCCTTGGTTGCACTGCTTCCGCGGAGCGCGTGCAGGTAGGTGAGGTGGCATCTGCGCTGTATTTCTACCGCTCGCGCACGGACACGAGTTCGTTGGTACAAAGCGGGTGGGGCATCGGAGAACGGTACGACGATCAAGTGCGCTTCGGCTACCTAGCACTGTTGCAGCAGGCTGTGACTCAGTGCGGTGCTGTGCCCGCATGGTTGGCGAATACTGTTTTGTACGACATTTCCTGGTACTTCACCGAGGACATCACCACTCGGGCACGCACTATGTGGCTGTACCACCAAGCCGAGCTCAAGGCCCAGTTCTTAGAGCTTCTCGACGCCATCTTCGCCCTCCTACCACCGGGCACAGATCCGTGCCGCCCGGTCAGTTCCACGGTTCGGGATGCGTGGGCCGTGAAGTATTGGGGTAAGCCACCTACCGGCGATTTTTGCCAGCACTTTTTCGACGAACCCTTCGCCCACGTGACGTATGAACGCGAACCACGCGTGCCCAAGGGGACGAATCCTCTGACGTGGGCTGAGCGTATGCGGCTGCGCCGCCTGGTGACCGGAGATAATCGGGCCGTGAACCTGGCGAAGGCCGTATCCCGGAAAGCCCGCCACCTGGTAAAGAAATCAGCCAAGCTGAAAGCACAAGTGATAGTGAACATTCCGTGGGCGCCTGCGAGCTTGAAGGGCGCGTGGGTTATCACGGACCGGGTTACTGGTGCTGGCGATAATGGAGAGCACCTGTACCGCTGGATTGTGGACAACACGGACCAAAAAGCGTTTTTTGTTCTCAAACGTGGCGCCCCTGGGTGGGACCGTTTGAAGAAGGACGGCTACCGGGTTTTACCGCATGGAAGTGTGCGTTCCATACTTGCGTACTTGAACGCGGAGGTTGTCATTTCTTCCGACGCGGTTGTGGAGTCCCGCAACCTTGCACCCGCGTACTTGTATGGTCCCTCGCGTGCGCCTTTTGTGTTTCTGCAGCATGGGGTGATTTACAACCGCAATATTAAAAACATTGCCGGGTGGTTGAACACGATTGATATTGACCTCATGTTCACCAGCACTGAAGCGGAAACCGAGTACGTCGCGGCGCCAGATTCGCGGTTCCGTATTAGCCCTGACCGTGTAGTTCAGGTAGGGATGCCTCGCTGGGACCGACTTGTGGAATTGACGAGGGGAAAACTGCCGGGGGCGCGTCTCACAGTGTTGTTGATGCCCACGTGGTTCCCCGGCAAAGATTATTCCGCGTGGACAAACCTTGCGAAGGAGTTACGCGAGGATTACCAGGTCCATGTGATAGCGCATCCTTCGATCGCCAACGAACTAGGCGTCGACATTGCCCAGGATGTGGTGGACCCGCGAAGAGACGATTTCCAAAGTATCCTCGCCGCGGCGGATGTGTTGGTCACCGACTACTCTTCGGTGCTTTTCGACGCCCTCACGGCCGGAAAACGGGTGCTGCTTATGCACGGCGACGGTGACCGACCGATAGTGACCGATAACGCCGCCGTGGCGAATCTGCCGGTTGCAGCCAATGTTGACGAGGTCAAGGAACTCCTAGGCACAATAAATAGCCAACGAGAACCTACTGCTTCTGCGAACCCGTCCTTCTGCGCTGATACATACACCGCTATACGCAGGTGCGTAAAAACGATGGATGACGCAGATTAG
- a CDS encoding queuosine precursor transporter gives MVVPSISIACMQKVETLSGSGEGAAAEAAASGKAQFIPVQKSYYPVVMTLFAAVFVISNINATKGVEIGPLVTDGAFFLFPLAYVLGDVLSECYGFRAAKRAVITGFVAAIIAVVSFYIAIALPAASFWDGQEAFEGVLGLVPQIVLASLAGYLVGQLLNAWVLVAIKKRTGEKSLWARLIGSTVVGEFADTLLFCAIAAPVIGIATGGDFINYVVVGFVWKTAIEVVIMPLTYLVIGWVKKREGYAA, from the coding sequence ATGGTCGTCCCGTCTATTAGTATTGCCTGCATGCAAAAAGTTGAAACCCTCAGCGGGTCTGGGGAGGGCGCTGCTGCCGAGGCCGCAGCGTCCGGAAAAGCCCAGTTCATCCCTGTTCAGAAATCCTACTACCCCGTCGTGATGACGCTGTTCGCGGCCGTCTTCGTCATCTCAAACATCAACGCCACCAAAGGCGTCGAGATTGGCCCACTGGTCACCGACGGTGCATTTTTTCTCTTCCCCCTGGCCTATGTGCTTGGCGACGTCCTCTCGGAATGCTACGGCTTCCGCGCCGCAAAACGTGCCGTGATCACCGGTTTCGTCGCCGCAATTATTGCCGTGGTGTCCTTCTACATCGCCATCGCACTGCCAGCGGCATCCTTCTGGGACGGCCAAGAAGCATTCGAAGGCGTCCTCGGCCTAGTACCGCAGATTGTGCTGGCTTCGCTGGCCGGATACCTGGTCGGCCAGCTACTCAACGCGTGGGTGCTCGTTGCGATTAAGAAGCGCACCGGCGAAAAGTCCCTGTGGGCGCGCCTGATTGGTTCGACGGTGGTCGGCGAATTTGCCGACACCTTATTGTTCTGCGCCATCGCCGCACCGGTTATCGGAATCGCAACCGGAGGAGACTTTATCAATTACGTTGTGGTCGGATTCGTATGGAAGACCGCCATCGAAGTTGTCATCATGCCGCTGACCTACCTGGTCATCGGTTGGGTGAAAAAGCGCGAAGGATACGCAGCGTAA
- a CDS encoding acyltransferase: MEIIKSFTEPPQSNEIKVNPSLSTLARDARININGSNNIIVIEDGVKIEGGSINVNGSNSLLYLSRNRHPYRLQLSVNANTCVFFGPDTFMNGKLTATTSEGKNILIGREGLFSYGITMRTADPHLIYDSKTKMRINASKSVLIGDHVWLGQDTLILKGTHIGSGAILAAGSVIAGKKQPSNTVFGGNPARQLRDGVFFSTHSVHAWGGDEKTKEHEIMETQEWIYEFDSRETVDYSLADRKISTAKDATSKLNVVNEFLVDTKDVKKNRFFI; the protein is encoded by the coding sequence ATGGAAATAATTAAATCATTCACCGAACCTCCACAAAGCAATGAGATCAAAGTTAACCCAAGCCTATCTACTTTGGCCAGAGACGCAAGGATTAACATTAACGGCAGTAATAACATTATTGTCATAGAAGACGGAGTTAAAATAGAAGGTGGCAGCATTAATGTCAATGGATCGAACAGCCTTCTTTATTTAAGCCGAAATCGACACCCCTACCGACTTCAGCTGTCCGTCAACGCAAATACTTGTGTCTTTTTCGGTCCAGATACATTTATGAATGGAAAGCTCACCGCGACCACCTCAGAAGGAAAGAATATTCTAATTGGTCGCGAAGGACTATTCTCTTATGGCATCACCATGCGTACAGCTGACCCTCATCTGATATACGACTCCAAAACAAAAATGCGTATTAACGCCAGCAAATCTGTACTTATTGGAGACCACGTATGGCTGGGCCAAGACACTCTCATCCTTAAAGGAACTCATATAGGCTCTGGGGCGATACTTGCCGCCGGTTCTGTTATTGCAGGGAAAAAACAACCCTCGAACACAGTCTTCGGAGGTAATCCAGCCCGCCAACTCCGTGACGGCGTGTTTTTCTCGACGCATTCCGTACATGCGTGGGGGGGGGATGAAAAGACTAAGGAACACGAAATTATGGAGACACAAGAATGGATTTATGAATTTGATAGTCGCGAAACCGTAGATTACTCCTTAGCCGATCGCAAGATTAGTACAGCAAAGGACGCCACTTCCAAGTTGAACGTTGTCAACGAATTTCTTGTAGACACAAAAGACGTCAAGAAAAACCGGTTTTTCATCTAA
- a CDS encoding ATP-binding protein encodes MEARGMDRFIQRTAADSAAKLAQWFPVVSVTGPRQSGKSTLVRHVFDGYRYVNLEDVSLRELAQDDPMGFVKSLGSSAIIDEAQRVPDVFSAVQVYSDESGKTGQYILSGSQNFLLQREVTQSLAGRVGRLELLPLTFGELSSSRHDISVRDFLVQGGYPRIYDSGIPVDIYCANYLRTYLQRDVGEYVNPQNVVTFEKFIRLCAEQAGNLVNYSSLARELGVDARTIKSWLSILESSYIVFMLAPFHTNTRKRVTKTPKLYFYDTGLLAYLLGVNSENYDFSQHKGALIENMVIAETRKKYLNNIEEPRLYFYRDDSKIEVDLLDLTKEPRLIEIKSSATYRSKFGKHLAEVAERLVCQTSARWWCTREKEIMTLLATQSNRCVRT; translated from the coding sequence ATGGAGGCGCGTGGCATGGACCGGTTTATTCAGCGCACTGCAGCAGACTCTGCGGCGAAATTAGCGCAGTGGTTTCCTGTTGTTTCGGTGACGGGTCCGCGGCAAAGCGGTAAATCTACGCTGGTACGTCATGTGTTTGATGGCTACCGTTATGTCAACTTGGAGGACGTGTCTTTAAGAGAGTTGGCGCAGGATGATCCCATGGGATTTGTGAAATCGCTCGGTTCATCTGCGATTATCGACGAGGCACAGAGGGTTCCGGACGTGTTTTCAGCAGTCCAGGTCTATTCTGATGAATCCGGCAAAACGGGGCAATATATTTTGTCTGGTTCGCAGAATTTTCTTTTGCAGAGAGAGGTTACTCAATCTTTGGCCGGGCGGGTAGGAAGGCTGGAATTACTTCCGCTGACCTTCGGTGAACTTTCGAGCTCTAGGCATGACATCAGTGTCCGGGATTTCTTAGTCCAGGGTGGGTACCCGAGGATTTACGATTCTGGCATCCCTGTAGATATTTATTGTGCGAACTATCTCCGCACGTACCTGCAGCGCGACGTGGGTGAATATGTCAATCCGCAGAATGTTGTCACCTTCGAAAAGTTTATCCGCTTGTGTGCCGAACAGGCCGGAAATTTGGTGAACTACTCGAGCCTCGCACGCGAGCTTGGCGTAGATGCGCGAACCATCAAGTCATGGCTTTCGATACTGGAATCAAGCTACATCGTTTTCATGCTGGCACCTTTCCATACCAACACTCGCAAGAGGGTGACCAAAACTCCGAAGCTGTATTTTTACGACACAGGCCTGTTGGCCTATTTGCTGGGTGTCAACTCAGAAAATTATGACTTTAGCCAGCATAAAGGGGCACTTATAGAAAATATGGTAATCGCTGAAACGCGCAAAAAATACCTCAATAACATCGAGGAACCTCGCCTGTACTTCTACCGCGACGATTCTAAGATTGAAGTGGACCTTCTCGACCTCACCAAAGAACCGCGCCTTATTGAAATCAAATCTTCAGCAACGTACCGGTCTAAGTTTGGAAAGCATCTGGCAGAGGTTGCCGAAAGATTGGTCTGCCAGACATCCGCACGATGGTGGTGTACGCGGGAGAAGGAGATTATGACCTTGCTGGCCACACAATCCAATCGCTGCGTACGTACCTGA
- a CDS encoding bifunctional glycosyltransferase/CDP-glycerol:glycerophosphate glycerophosphotransferase — MNSYVGQLQDELDVPKTGPIFTVVIPAYNVEDYLEEAVQSILDQDFDVDGNIEIVIINDGSTDQTPHLVDQLAARYPTIIRAFHQENRGVSQARNRGMSLARGKYLGFLDSDDKYSKNTFSNVYRFFEDHESEIDAIGIPLEFFGDKTGQHILNHKFHDGTRVINVEKNWDLIQGSLSASFVKKTAIEEYGLHLDPNLKYAEDMKFMTQLIMKRRKYGVVAEACYMYRKRNDGTSALDTNLGRKEYYIDVIEGFGKALFNEFQDSEGSVPKYVQYAVCYDLQWRIRQRTQNVLSAEELEEYKRGIVNLAHYLDTDVILRQRHIHIDHKLLLFSMRRQKPAIPDLQIRWHSAFLDDEKVWAAGAASFGCVIESLRQESGKIRVKGHYKGVPIAEVEFGFLTNHEFVPLKRVPAPKKKRTIFLGEEVFQPYYFEVDLEVIPNLRVRPAIRYGGRTYRPKVTFVKNAGLVDSPSGYKILKSFIVQNVKNKYFAVKPRTVREIWRREFSLLRTIVNDKRTKGIQRKKSILLCYRILSLILITLKRKQIWLISDRFSSAGDNGEAFFRYMASNTNRNRKVIFLQSKDSAEYQNLRKVGTVVEPDSFVGRLLYLVADVFASSQADDHILNPFGADSRIMRDNYRFEFVFLQHGVTINDISDWLNAFDKPLARFVVCGQTELNEVTKGNYGLDSVEVPVLGFPRHDRLVNNKNTKRIVVAPTWRSQLAGQFDRSTNTRHYREDFKDSDYFQFYQQLLSSETLNKALEREGYVLDFVLHPNFSPQNIDFVPGEFTNIVVPPYDYKTLISNSEIFVTDYSSVVADAAYLRKKIAYIQFDDLVNRGGHTVAYGDFDFVEDGFGPVFYDLQSLIGFLVNSMVGSAQDIDKYEPRIQRVFKFRDFNNSERVSQEIEQLLK, encoded by the coding sequence GTGAATAGTTACGTGGGCCAGCTGCAGGATGAGCTAGACGTGCCGAAAACCGGCCCCATCTTCACAGTCGTCATCCCTGCCTACAACGTGGAAGACTACCTAGAAGAAGCTGTTCAGAGCATTCTAGATCAGGATTTCGACGTCGACGGCAACATCGAAATCGTCATTATCAATGACGGAAGCACTGACCAGACGCCTCACCTAGTAGATCAGCTCGCTGCCCGATACCCCACTATCATCCGCGCGTTCCACCAAGAGAACAGAGGTGTATCCCAAGCGCGGAATCGTGGGATGAGTTTAGCGCGTGGCAAGTATTTAGGCTTTCTCGATTCCGATGATAAATACTCTAAGAACACGTTTTCTAACGTTTACCGCTTCTTTGAAGATCATGAAAGCGAGATCGACGCAATCGGGATCCCTCTTGAATTCTTTGGGGATAAAACAGGGCAGCATATACTTAATCATAAATTTCATGACGGTACTCGTGTAATTAACGTAGAGAAAAATTGGGATTTAATCCAAGGATCACTATCAGCGTCCTTCGTGAAAAAAACGGCCATTGAAGAATATGGGCTACATCTAGACCCAAATTTGAAATACGCTGAAGACATGAAATTTATGACACAGCTCATCATGAAAAGGCGTAAATACGGGGTAGTAGCGGAAGCTTGCTACATGTACCGGAAGCGCAACGATGGCACGTCTGCTCTTGATACAAATCTAGGGCGAAAAGAGTACTATATTGATGTAATTGAAGGATTCGGGAAAGCGCTTTTCAATGAATTTCAAGATAGTGAAGGTAGCGTTCCCAAATATGTACAATATGCGGTTTGCTACGATCTTCAATGGCGTATTAGACAACGAACACAAAACGTATTAAGCGCTGAGGAACTTGAAGAATACAAGCGAGGAATAGTTAACCTGGCGCATTACCTGGACACCGATGTTATTCTACGACAGCGGCATATTCATATCGATCATAAGTTATTGCTTTTTAGTATGAGGCGCCAGAAACCAGCTATCCCGGATTTGCAAATCCGGTGGCATTCTGCCTTTCTCGACGATGAAAAGGTTTGGGCAGCCGGTGCCGCTTCTTTTGGGTGCGTAATCGAATCGTTGCGGCAGGAGTCTGGAAAAATTCGCGTCAAGGGCCACTATAAGGGTGTGCCGATAGCTGAGGTCGAATTTGGATTTCTTACCAACCACGAATTTGTACCACTGAAGCGTGTCCCAGCGCCCAAGAAAAAACGCACTATCTTCCTTGGCGAAGAGGTTTTCCAGCCATATTATTTTGAAGTAGATTTAGAGGTAATCCCAAATCTACGTGTTCGACCAGCGATCCGATATGGCGGCAGAACATATAGGCCAAAAGTTACATTTGTGAAAAATGCGGGGTTGGTTGACTCTCCGAGCGGTTACAAGATTTTAAAATCCTTTATTGTCCAAAATGTAAAAAACAAGTACTTCGCGGTTAAGCCCCGAACGGTACGTGAAATTTGGCGGCGCGAATTTTCTCTTCTGCGGACGATTGTCAACGATAAGCGAACTAAAGGCATCCAAAGAAAAAAGTCTATACTTCTATGCTATAGGATCCTGAGTCTTATATTAATTACTCTGAAAAGGAAGCAAATCTGGCTCATATCAGACCGCTTTTCATCAGCCGGCGATAACGGTGAAGCGTTTTTCCGATACATGGCATCAAATACGAATCGGAATAGGAAAGTTATATTCTTGCAGAGCAAAGATTCTGCGGAATACCAAAATCTGCGTAAAGTTGGAACTGTCGTTGAACCAGACAGTTTTGTAGGGCGTTTGCTCTATCTTGTTGCCGATGTTTTCGCATCGTCTCAAGCAGACGATCACATTCTTAATCCCTTTGGTGCCGATTCACGCATTATGCGCGATAATTATCGCTTCGAATTTGTGTTTTTGCAGCACGGGGTAACTATTAACGATATTTCTGACTGGCTGAATGCATTCGACAAGCCTTTGGCGAGGTTCGTAGTGTGTGGCCAGACAGAATTAAACGAAGTGACTAAAGGAAATTACGGCCTAGACAGCGTGGAGGTTCCGGTACTCGGATTCCCGAGGCACGACCGGCTGGTAAATAACAAAAATACCAAACGTATTGTTGTTGCTCCAACGTGGAGGTCGCAGTTAGCCGGTCAATTCGATCGTTCAACTAATACGCGACACTATCGGGAAGATTTCAAGGATTCAGATTACTTCCAATTTTATCAGCAGCTGTTATCTTCTGAAACGCTAAATAAAGCCCTTGAGCGCGAGGGTTACGTTCTTGATTTTGTGCTCCATCCTAACTTCTCCCCGCAAAATATTGATTTTGTTCCAGGAGAGTTTACAAATATTGTCGTGCCCCCGTATGACTACAAGACGCTTATTTCTAACTCTGAAATTTTTGTAACAGACTATTCTAGCGTGGTCGCTGATGCGGCTTATCTTCGGAAGAAAATAGCGTATATTCAATTTGATGATCTGGTCAATCGCGGTGGACATACCGTCGCCTACGGTGACTTTGATTTTGTCGAAGATGGTTTCGGTCCGGTCTTTTATGATTTACAGTCTTTGATTGGTTTCTTAGTGAACAGCATGGTTGGTTCAGCTCAAGATATTGACAAATATGAACCCCGTATTCAGAGAGTTTTCAAGTTTCGAGATTTCAATAACTCTGAACGTGTTAGCCAGGAGATTGAGCAGTTGCTGAAATAG